A region of Thermococcus argininiproducens DNA encodes the following proteins:
- a CDS encoding HD domain-containing protein, translating into MKPKIIHDPIHGSMKISGLILDLIKTPEFQRLRNIKQLGLAYLVYPGANHSRFEHSLGTYSIAKRLAQELGLTEEESTILETGALLHDIGHGPFSHTFEQIYEHYVREYDHMHLGQNIILGKIDIIDGETEERQFIPEVLEFYGYEPKEVADIVLGKYKKRYLGQALHGDVDVDQIDYLIRDAHYTGVAHGIIDLERLLKILRIHNNEIVVDEKGVEAVEGMMVARALMYSRVYFHHTVKIAESMLTRALEFALEDGYLWEFWKMTDCRVLVELEDLEGYPAEIVKRIKYRDLFKAALLLNADELTTEEKRELLNIYKDIKKRQELERALANAVGAKEGEILIEFSTADLMLTEPRLKSTEIGVLMHNGEIRPLTKVTPLANALKRRQTPRWAVLIASPTKYVDKIRELWRKVIFS; encoded by the coding sequence ATGAAACCAAAGATAATTCATGATCCCATACACGGAAGTATGAAAATAAGTGGACTCATTTTGGATCTTATAAAAACGCCAGAATTCCAAAGGTTAAGAAACATAAAACAATTAGGATTAGCATATCTCGTTTATCCCGGTGCGAATCATTCACGATTTGAACACTCACTTGGAACTTACAGTATCGCAAAAAGACTTGCCCAAGAGCTTGGATTAACTGAGGAAGAGAGTACAATCTTAGAAACCGGAGCACTTTTACACGATATTGGACATGGGCCTTTTTCGCATACTTTTGAACAAATATACGAGCATTATGTAAGAGAATATGATCACATGCATCTAGGACAAAATATAATCCTTGGAAAAATAGATATCATAGATGGAGAGACTGAGGAAAGACAATTTATCCCAGAGGTTTTAGAGTTCTATGGGTACGAACCAAAAGAAGTTGCAGATATTGTTTTAGGTAAATACAAAAAAAGATACCTTGGACAGGCCCTTCATGGGGATGTAGATGTAGACCAGATAGATTACCTCATCAGAGATGCTCATTATACTGGTGTGGCACATGGAATAATTGATCTCGAAAGACTTCTTAAAATACTTAGAATCCATAACAATGAAATAGTAGTGGACGAGAAAGGAGTAGAAGCCGTAGAGGGCATGATGGTAGCCAGGGCATTAATGTATTCCAGAGTTTACTTCCATCACACTGTGAAAATAGCTGAAAGTATGCTTACACGAGCCCTTGAGTTTGCCCTTGAGGACGGATATTTGTGGGAATTCTGGAAAATGACAGACTGTAGAGTTCTTGTTGAACTTGAAGACCTAGAAGGCTATCCAGCAGAAATTGTAAAGCGTATTAAATACCGTGACTTATTCAAAGCTGCATTGTTACTAAATGCTGATGAATTAACAACAGAAGAAAAGAGAGAACTATTGAATATATATAAAGACATTAAAAAACGTCAAGAGCTTGAAAGGGCATTGGCAAATGCAGTAGGGGCAAAAGAAGGAGAAATTCTCATAGAATTCTCTACAGCAGATCTAATGCTAACTGAACCACGACTAAAATCCACAGAAATTGGAGTATTAATGCACAATGGAGAAATAAGACCTCTTACCAAAGTTACTCCACTTGCAAATGCCCTAAAACGGAGACAAACGCCCAGATGGGCAGTGTTAATTGCATCACCCACCAAATATGTTGACAAAATAAGGGAACTCTGGAGGAAAGTTATCTTCAGCTGA
- a CDS encoding transcriptional regulator codes for MEKERLLRVVEGIFKGTGFKVARMEFRGSCFDLAASRLFLLLFVKVLQNIDSLSEAQAEDLKRLAKLFEASPLIIGLKSKNEELEEGVVYERYGLYALNPQTLYDVLVQNELPAIFAERGGFYVRVDGNYLKELRETHGYSVGELAELLGVSRKSLQNYEKGEQAMSLEIALRLEEIFDAPVAKPIDILNSRVEAKMRVEPETELEREIFKRLETFGMGVVKIKKAPFDAISKEEGLKILTGISERKTSSTVRRAQMVNEVSKIIHSDGLFILEKTKTEVVGEVPLIPKEKLDEIKDADELMEMIEELKKEIKRKIFS; via the coding sequence ATGGAAAAAGAAAGATTATTGCGGGTTGTTGAAGGTATCTTCAAAGGCACTGGATTTAAAGTTGCTAGAATGGAATTTAGGGGTTCGTGCTTTGATTTAGCTGCTAGTAGACTATTTTTACTCTTATTTGTGAAGGTTCTTCAGAATATTGATTCTCTCAGTGAAGCCCAAGCTGAGGATCTAAAACGATTAGCAAAGCTTTTTGAGGCCTCACCACTTATTATCGGTCTTAAATCAAAGAATGAAGAGCTTGAAGAAGGAGTAGTTTATGAAAGATACGGACTCTATGCTTTGAATCCTCAAACGCTCTATGACGTACTTGTACAGAATGAGCTTCCCGCAATTTTTGCTGAGAGGGGAGGTTTCTATGTCAGAGTTGATGGGAACTACCTGAAGGAACTGCGAGAGACTCATGGTTATAGTGTTGGAGAACTCGCTGAATTGCTCGGAGTTTCGAGAAAAAGTCTTCAAAACTATGAAAAAGGAGAGCAGGCCATGAGTCTTGAAATCGCCCTTAGATTAGAGGAGATCTTTGATGCTCCTGTTGCAAAGCCAATTGATATTCTTAACTCGAGAGTTGAGGCTAAAATGAGAGTAGAACCCGAGACGGAATTAGAGAGAGAAATATTTAAACGTTTAGAGACGTTTGGCATGGGTGTTGTTAAGATTAAAAAGGCACCCTTTGATGCAATCTCTAAGGAGGAGGGCCTAAAAATACTCACTGGTATAAGTGAAAGAAAAACAAGTTCAACAGTGAGAAGGGCCCAAATGGTGAATGAAGTGAGCAAGATCATTCATAGTGACGGTCTTTTTATTCTTGAAAAGACAAAAACTGAGGTTGTAGGGGAAGTTCCATTGATTCCCAAAGAAAAACTTGATGAAATTAAGGACGCAGATGAGTTAATGGAAATGATTGAAGAGCTTAAAAAAGAGATAAAGAGGAAGATATTCAGCTGA
- a CDS encoding DUF257 family protein gives MIEMLERILDNLKWGETVLVEHSTYTPTSKLFHLILNWAKEREYLILIDDILDTLNVYKQHMKIAGLETKMLDESKVIKIRGIQKTGNVIGYISRSDIPVLNKRYQEIFENYFNRERVINCVLGYEKLLITSGSKEEVLQNLINQVMPFIGFEKRIAFYYIPTNVLERAFPEALPLIESVSTTIIKLDKAGKNILFSIVKSIDNELDGIELRI, from the coding sequence ATGATTGAAATGTTAGAGAGGATCCTAGATAATCTTAAATGGGGGGAAACCGTTTTAGTAGAACACTCTACATATACTCCAACTTCAAAACTCTTTCATTTAATATTAAACTGGGCCAAAGAGCGAGAATATCTAATCCTTATTGACGATATTCTCGATACTCTTAATGTTTACAAACAACACATGAAAATTGCAGGATTAGAAACTAAAATGCTAGATGAAAGTAAAGTCATTAAAATTAGAGGAATTCAAAAAACAGGCAATGTTATAGGATATATAAGCCGAAGTGATATACCGGTGCTCAATAAAAGGTATCAAGAGATTTTTGAAAATTATTTCAATAGAGAAAGAGTTATCAATTGTGTTTTAGGTTATGAAAAACTATTAATAACATCTGGTTCCAAAGAAGAAGTACTACAGAACCTTATAAATCAAGTTATGCCATTTATCGGGTTTGAAAAGAGGATAGCCTTCTATTACATACCAACAAATGTCTTAGAGAGGGCTTTTCCTGAAGCACTCCCTCTAATTGAAAGCGTTTCCACAACGATTATTAAACTGGATAAAGCAGGGAAAAATATTTTATTCTCAATTGTCAAATCGATAGACAATGAGCTTGATGGTATAGAACTCAGGATTTAA
- the tiaS gene encoding tRNA(Ile2) 2-agmatinylcytidine synthetase TiaS, with the protein MKLHIGIDDTDSPEGMCTTYLGALLYREISKIAEPLDLPKLIRLNPNVPYKTRGNGAVAMSFDAKEEDIPKIKNLVLEIVKELSDFSHQNTNPGVVFIEGDVPKKLERFAYQAIWEHLDITEAENIAEELNAEVHKFRLGRGIIGALAAIGHPLKVFTYELLAYRTREFWGTVRKVSKESVFAVDYLTYPFTYDNVDLSKGSVLITPHGKDPVLVGIRGIDKNKVMWAFENIIFEEPIDFFQIYKTNQNTDDHLRFKKIGELKPLESAIVRGKVIKKYWEKGRHVFFEICDESGTLRVAAFEPTKGFRKYVRMLIEGDEIIAAGGVKEFNGVLTLNLEKFYPIKLAEKITYEKPKCPKCKGTMKSKGKYLKCKKCGYKMKKVLIPKRISRELKRKIYEVPPDARKHLSRPLVLPTAEDKILDVLKLKK; encoded by the coding sequence GTGAAACTCCACATAGGTATCGACGATACAGACTCTCCAGAGGGCATGTGCACCACATATTTAGGAGCTTTATTATATAGAGAAATTTCCAAGATAGCGGAGCCTTTAGACCTACCAAAATTGATCCGACTAAATCCCAATGTGCCCTATAAAACCCGTGGGAACGGGGCTGTTGCGATGAGTTTTGATGCCAAGGAAGAAGATATACCTAAAATAAAAAATCTCGTGTTGGAAATAGTAAAAGAACTTTCAGATTTTTCTCATCAGAACACTAATCCAGGTGTCGTTTTTATTGAAGGCGACGTTCCTAAAAAGCTAGAAAGGTTTGCATATCAGGCTATTTGGGAACATCTAGATATAACAGAAGCTGAAAATATTGCAGAAGAGCTAAATGCTGAAGTTCATAAATTCAGGTTAGGACGAGGAATAATAGGAGCATTAGCAGCCATCGGCCATCCACTCAAAGTCTTTACTTATGAACTCCTTGCTTATCGGACAAGAGAGTTTTGGGGAACTGTCAGAAAAGTCAGTAAAGAAAGTGTCTTTGCAGTAGATTATCTTACGTATCCGTTTACCTATGACAATGTTGACTTATCCAAGGGCAGTGTCTTAATAACCCCCCATGGTAAAGATCCCGTGTTAGTTGGAATTAGAGGAATAGATAAAAACAAAGTTATGTGGGCCTTTGAAAATATTATTTTTGAAGAACCCATTGATTTCTTCCAGATTTACAAAACTAACCAAAACACAGATGACCATCTGAGATTCAAAAAAATTGGGGAGTTAAAACCCTTAGAGAGTGCTATAGTGAGAGGAAAAGTGATAAAAAAATACTGGGAAAAAGGACGTCATGTCTTTTTTGAGATATGCGATGAGAGTGGAACCCTGAGAGTAGCAGCGTTTGAACCCACAAAAGGGTTTAGAAAATATGTAAGAATGCTCATTGAGGGAGATGAAATAATCGCTGCTGGTGGAGTAAAAGAATTCAATGGTGTGTTAACCCTCAACCTCGAAAAGTTTTACCCTATAAAGCTAGCTGAAAAAATAACATATGAAAAACCAAAATGTCCAAAATGTAAAGGCACTATGAAGAGTAAAGGAAAGTATCTAAAGTGCAAAAAGTGCGGATACAAAATGAAAAAAGTCTTGATCCCCAAAAGAATTTCACGAGAACTTAAAAGAAAGATCTATGAAGTACCTCCAGATGCTCGAAAGCACCTCTCTCGACCATTGGTCCTCCCAACAGCAGAGGACAAGATCTTAGACGTATTAAAATTAAAAAAGTAG
- the purB gene encoding adenylosuccinate lyase has protein sequence MAIHPIDYRYGSEEMKRIWEEENKLQKLLDVEAALARAHAQLGNIPEESAKIIGERANTKWVKVERVQEIEEEIHHDIMAVVKALSEVCGEHGKYVHLGATSNDIIDTANALLIKESLEIVLKDLKELRAILKSLAKEHKYTVCIGRTHGQHAVPTTYGMKFAIWLDEIQRHIERIEEAKKRILVGQISGAVGTMASFGKMGLKIQELVMKDLGLKSALISNQIIQRDVYVELMSILAIIASTLDKIALEIRNLQRTEILEISEPFGKKQVGSSTMPHKRNPIRSEKISGLARVIYSNIIPALLNNPLWHERDLTNSSVERVILPETFVLLDEMLKNTKKVLLGLQFFPENIKKNLYLTKNLIMAEPLMLKLTEKGMGRQEAHELVRRLAMKAFKENRDLLEVLSESKEAREYLTDDDLASLKPENYIGMAPQIVDNVIAYIEEKEKTEES, from the coding sequence ATGGCTATTCATCCAATCGATTATAGGTATGGTAGTGAAGAAATGAAACGTATCTGGGAGGAAGAAAATAAACTACAAAAACTTCTCGATGTTGAGGCTGCTTTAGCTAGAGCTCATGCCCAACTAGGTAATATTCCTGAAGAAAGTGCAAAGATAATCGGCGAAAGGGCCAATACCAAGTGGGTGAAGGTTGAAAGGGTTCAGGAGATTGAGGAGGAGATACATCACGATATAATGGCTGTAGTTAAAGCTCTGAGCGAAGTCTGTGGAGAACATGGGAAATACGTGCATCTTGGGGCCACTTCCAATGACATAATAGATACTGCAAATGCTCTCCTAATTAAAGAGTCTTTGGAGATTGTCCTAAAGGATTTAAAGGAGTTGAGGGCAATTTTGAAGAGTCTTGCGAAAGAGCATAAGTATACTGTGTGCATAGGAAGAACTCACGGCCAGCATGCGGTTCCAACGACATATGGAATGAAATTTGCAATATGGCTTGATGAAATACAGAGACATATAGAGAGAATTGAAGAAGCAAAAAAGAGAATTTTGGTTGGACAAATAAGTGGTGCTGTTGGGACAATGGCTTCATTTGGTAAAATGGGCTTAAAAATCCAGGAATTAGTGATGAAGGATCTTGGTCTCAAATCTGCTCTAATAAGCAATCAAATAATCCAGAGAGATGTGTATGTAGAACTTATGAGTATCTTGGCTATTATAGCGTCTACTCTTGATAAAATTGCTCTTGAGATAAGAAATCTTCAGAGAACTGAGATTTTAGAGATTAGTGAGCCATTTGGAAAGAAACAAGTAGGTTCCTCCACAATGCCTCATAAGAGGAACCCAATAAGAAGTGAGAAAATTAGTGGGCTCGCGAGAGTTATCTATTCAAACATTATTCCAGCACTTTTGAATAATCCTCTGTGGCATGAGCGGGATCTTACAAATTCTTCTGTTGAACGGGTAATACTTCCAGAGACATTTGTGCTCTTAGACGAGATGCTTAAAAACACGAAGAAAGTGCTTTTGGGCTTGCAATTCTTCCCAGAAAACATAAAGAAGAACCTTTACCTCACAAAGAACTTAATAATGGCTGAACCATTAATGTTAAAGCTTACTGAGAAAGGTATGGGGAGACAGGAGGCTCATGAACTCGTAAGAAGGCTTGCAATGAAGGCTTTTAAGGAAAATAGGGATCTATTAGAAGTGTTGTCTGAAAGCAAAGAAGCAAGAGAATATTTAACAGATGATGACTTGGCATCATTAAAGCCTGAAAACTATATTGGAATGGCCCCTCAGATAGTTGACAATGTCATAGCTTACATAGAAGAAAAAGAGAAAACTGAAGAGTCTTAA
- the albA gene encoding DNA-binding protein Alba, which yields MAEEHVVFIGKKPVMNYVLAVITQFNEGAKEVSVRARGRAISRAVDVAEIVRNRFLPEVRVKEIKIGTEELPTADGRTANTSTIEIILEKP from the coding sequence ATGGCAGAGGAACATGTTGTCTTCATAGGAAAGAAGCCTGTTATGAACTATGTGTTAGCTGTAATAACCCAGTTCAACGAGGGCGCTAAAGAAGTTAGCGTTAGAGCAAGAGGTAGGGCTATCAGCAGAGCTGTTGACGTTGCAGAGATCGTCAGAAACAGGTTCCTTCCAGAGGTTAGAGTTAAGGAGATAAAGATAGGCACAGAGGAACTTCCAACAGCTGATGGAAGAACTGCAAACACATCAACAATTGAGATCATCCTCGAAAAGCCATGA
- a CDS encoding ArsR/SmtB family transcription factor — translation MEFETIDIRDEKARELAQILANDTALSILTLLQEKTLSMSEIAKELNIPISTVSYHLDKMVRVSLVEIAGKKYGKRLQEVKLYRASSKPILLLPRRIPTKKRFLRVFEKMQIISLSIAGLLASSVYIISNKLLAEKPQPSIENMTYAVEKAPTPTGLETINKTVMPTLVKTSPMPYILAVLVFVVSFFLVFRYLLSKRI, via the coding sequence GTGGAATTTGAGACAATTGACATCAGAGATGAAAAGGCACGAGAACTCGCCCAAATTCTAGCTAATGATACTGCTCTTTCAATTCTCACTTTACTCCAAGAAAAAACACTTTCAATGTCCGAAATAGCAAAAGAGCTCAATATTCCGATTTCTACAGTTTCTTATCACTTAGATAAAATGGTGAGAGTTAGTCTTGTTGAAATAGCTGGGAAAAAGTATGGAAAAAGATTACAAGAGGTAAAACTGTATAGGGCCTCATCAAAACCCATTTTGCTTCTCCCAAGGAGGATACCAACTAAAAAACGATTTTTAAGAGTTTTTGAGAAGATGCAGATTATAAGTTTAAGCATAGCTGGATTATTGGCTTCTAGTGTTTATATAATATCCAATAAACTTCTTGCAGAAAAACCCCAACCAAGTATTGAAAACATGACATACGCAGTTGAAAAAGCTCCTACTCCCACAGGCCTTGAAACTATCAACAAAACTGTCATGCCCACATTGGTCAAAACCTCACCAATGCCTTATATTTTAGCAGTTTTGGTTTTCGTAGTAAGCTTTTTCCTAGTTTTTCGATACTTATTGAGCAAAAGAATCTAA
- a CDS encoding CBS domain-containing protein, with amino-acid sequence MMPKITVEQIVKRKAIVVKPVETVERVAKILAKNKVSSAVVMEKDEIIGIVTDRDILNKVVAKGKDPKEVKVSDIMTKTPITIEYDYDIQDAIELMMEKSVRRLLVTKLGMPMGFVTAADLLAALNAYNQEEEESEEEAGEVYGICEVCGQYAQLHRVVREGYERWVCESCKDMLEG; translated from the coding sequence ATGATGCCAAAAATTACTGTGGAGCAGATAGTTAAAAGGAAAGCAATTGTTGTTAAACCAGTTGAAACTGTCGAACGAGTAGCAAAAATTCTCGCAAAAAACAAAGTCAGTAGTGCAGTTGTTATGGAAAAAGACGAAATCATAGGCATCGTTACTGATAGAGACATACTTAATAAGGTAGTTGCCAAGGGAAAAGACCCCAAAGAAGTCAAAGTAAGCGACATTATGACAAAAACTCCCATAACAATAGAGTATGATTATGACATCCAGGATGCAATTGAACTAATGATGGAGAAAAGCGTTAGAAGACTTCTTGTAACAAAATTGGGAATGCCAATGGGATTTGTAACAGCAGCAGATCTACTTGCAGCTTTAAATGCATACAATCAAGAGGAAGAAGAGTCCGAAGAAGAAGCTGGAGAAGTCTATGGAATATGTGAAGTATGTGGCCAATACGCTCAGCTACACAGAGTCGTTCGCGAGGGTTATGAACGCTGGGTCTGCGAGAGCTGCAAAGACATGCTTGAGGGTTGA
- the psmB gene encoding archaeal proteasome endopeptidase complex subunit beta, producing MEKKTGTTTVGIKLKDGVVLAADTQASLDHMVETLNIKKILPITDKIAITTAGSVGDLQALARMLEAEARYYQFTWGKPMTAKAMANLLSNILNESKWFPYLVQIIIGGYVEEPTLANLDPLGGLIFDNYTATGSGSPFAIAILEDGYKENISLKKARELAIRAVRTAGKRDVYTGERKIQVVTITKEGMKEEFVEFKE from the coding sequence ATGGAAAAGAAAACCGGGACAACAACGGTTGGAATTAAACTAAAGGATGGAGTAGTGTTAGCTGCAGATACTCAGGCTTCTCTTGATCACATGGTAGAAACTCTTAATATAAAGAAAATCCTCCCTATAACCGACAAAATCGCCATAACAACCGCAGGGAGTGTAGGAGATTTACAAGCCTTAGCCAGAATGCTTGAAGCTGAAGCAAGATACTACCAGTTTACATGGGGAAAACCAATGACAGCCAAAGCCATGGCGAATCTTCTCAGCAACATACTTAACGAAAGCAAATGGTTCCCATATCTGGTTCAAATCATAATTGGCGGTTACGTAGAAGAACCAACCTTGGCTAACTTAGACCCCTTAGGAGGTCTAATCTTCGATAATTATACCGCAACAGGATCTGGAAGCCCATTTGCCATAGCAATCCTCGAAGATGGATACAAGGAAAATATAAGTCTTAAGAAGGCTCGTGAACTTGCAATAAGAGCTGTTAGAACAGCAGGTAAAAGAGATGTATATACTGGTGAAAGGAAAATACAGGTGGTTACAATAACAAAAGAAGGCATGAAAGAAGAATTTGTAGAATTTAAAGAGTGA
- a CDS encoding eCIS core domain-containing protein: MKNKQVVGIFIILLFLAAFLYHNYSYPGDEAQKVLKIALNISREVEEIRELPFKGDPEIKVLTQEEALKKWGPSKRDYENIKKWELIYKMTLLVPPEYNLTKTRTKETASWIAVTSGDKVYIISENFFRTGDTSQRVLAHEFTHVLQKQYFNPEYPETLDGSLAVKALVEGDADLTADIYCKMHGIKIEKITSFYLADPPLNFGYFPYVFGDHFVEYLYSVGGWNLINNAYSNPPQTTQQIMHPELYLNKTLPRKLDIDIDESYKIFHADRLGEFYFYLIMITNGVNPDSALTITRAWNGDLIILAENSTHYVLIWKSSWKNEESANEIYKLLLEKARKTEVLKVQITLDGHILTLRSVLPKQ; encoded by the coding sequence ATGAAAAACAAGCAAGTTGTTGGGATTTTTATAATACTCCTTTTCCTTGCCGCTTTCTTATATCATAACTATTCTTATCCAGGTGACGAAGCACAAAAAGTTCTTAAAATTGCCCTTAACATCTCTAGGGAAGTTGAGGAAATCAGAGAACTTCCTTTTAAAGGAGATCCAGAAATAAAAGTTCTCACTCAAGAGGAGGCTCTTAAAAAATGGGGTCCAAGCAAAAGAGACTATGAGAATATAAAAAAATGGGAACTTATTTATAAAATGACTCTATTAGTGCCTCCAGAATATAATTTAACAAAAACTCGAACTAAAGAAACGGCCTCTTGGATAGCCGTAACTTCGGGCGACAAGGTTTATATCATTTCAGAGAATTTCTTCAGAACAGGAGACACTTCCCAAAGGGTTTTGGCACATGAATTTACTCATGTTCTTCAGAAACAATACTTTAATCCAGAGTATCCCGAAACACTAGATGGGAGTTTAGCTGTCAAGGCTTTAGTAGAAGGAGATGCAGATCTAACCGCAGACATATATTGCAAAATGCATGGTATTAAAATAGAAAAAATAACATCCTTTTATTTAGCAGATCCTCCACTAAATTTTGGCTACTTCCCCTATGTTTTTGGAGATCATTTTGTTGAGTATCTTTATTCCGTAGGTGGATGGAACCTTATTAACAATGCTTACTCAAATCCCCCTCAAACAACTCAGCAAATAATGCATCCCGAGCTCTATTTAAATAAAACTCTCCCCAGAAAACTAGATATCGACATCGATGAAAGTTACAAAATATTCCATGCAGATAGGCTAGGGGAATTTTACTTTTATCTCATTATGATAACAAATGGTGTAAATCCAGACAGCGCTTTGACAATTACACGTGCTTGGAATGGAGATCTTATTATCCTAGCAGAAAATTCCACCCATTATGTACTTATCTGGAAGAGTTCTTGGAAAAATGAAGAGAGCGCAAATGAGATATACAAATTACTCTTAGAGAAAGCTAGAAAAACAGAAGTTCTAAAGGTTCAAATTACGCTGGATGGGCATATACTTACACTGAGAAGTGTACTCCCAAAACAGTGA
- a CDS encoding cyclic 2,3-diphosphoglycerate synthase, with protein MAEKKRKRVVILGAAGRDFHNFNTFFRDNPEYEVVAFTATQIPDIEGRVYPPELAGELYPNGIPIWSEDDLEKIIKEHDIDIVVFAYSDVSHEHVMHLASRAHSAGADFWLLGPKSTMIKSTKPVVAVTAVRTGCGKSQTSRKVAQLLQEMGYKVVAIRHPMPYGDLRKQIVQRFASYEDLDKHECTIEEREEYEPYIDRGMVVYAGVDYEKILREAEKEADIILWDGGNNDFPFYVPDLWIVVTDPHRPGHELKYHPGETNFRAADVIIINKIDTANRDDIQKVRESIEKVNPNAIVIDGASPLYVDKPELIKGKRVLVVEDGPTLTHGGMRYGAGYIAAKKFGAKEIIDPRPYAVGSIVDTYKKYNHLDVILPAMGYGAKQIKELEETINRADADVVVIGTPIDLRRVMKLNKPAVRVRYELEEIGEPKLRDILKEFVEKHVKKE; from the coding sequence ATGGCCGAAAAGAAAAGAAAAAGAGTAGTTATTCTCGGAGCAGCTGGAAGAGATTTCCATAATTTCAACACGTTTTTCAGGGACAATCCCGAATACGAGGTAGTTGCATTTACTGCAACCCAAATTCCCGATATTGAAGGAAGAGTTTATCCCCCTGAACTTGCTGGAGAACTTTATCCCAATGGAATTCCAATATGGAGTGAAGATGACTTAGAAAAAATTATCAAGGAGCATGATATAGATATTGTAGTATTTGCTTATTCTGATGTTTCACATGAGCATGTGATGCACCTTGCGAGCAGGGCTCACTCAGCAGGAGCCGATTTCTGGCTTTTGGGTCCAAAGAGCACCATGATAAAGAGCACCAAACCTGTTGTGGCCGTAACAGCCGTAAGAACTGGATGTGGGAAGAGCCAAACCTCAAGGAAAGTTGCCCAATTACTTCAAGAGATGGGCTACAAAGTAGTTGCTATAAGACACCCAATGCCCTATGGTGACTTGAGAAAGCAGATCGTTCAGAGATTTGCATCATATGAAGACCTCGATAAACACGAATGTACCATCGAAGAGAGAGAAGAATATGAACCCTACATCGATAGAGGAATGGTTGTCTATGCTGGTGTAGACTACGAGAAGATCCTCCGTGAAGCCGAAAAAGAAGCTGACATAATCCTTTGGGATGGCGGAAACAATGACTTCCCATTCTATGTTCCAGATCTCTGGATAGTTGTAACTGATCCACATAGGCCTGGACATGAGCTCAAGTACCATCCAGGCGAAACCAACTTCAGAGCTGCCGATGTTATAATAATCAACAAGATTGACACTGCCAATAGAGATGACATCCAAAAAGTTCGCGAAAGCATCGAAAAAGTCAACCCCAATGCTATCGTCATTGATGGTGCTTCACCCCTCTATGTGGATAAACCCGAGCTCATTAAGGGTAAGCGTGTTCTTGTTGTTGAAGATGGACCAACACTTACCCACGGTGGAATGAGATACGGTGCTGGTTACATTGCAGCTAAGAAGTTCGGAGCAAAAGAAATAATTGATCCAAGGCCATATGCAGTCGGTTCAATTGTCGACACATACAAGAAGTACAACCACCTAGACGTCATTCTTCCAGCCATGGGTTATGGCGCCAAGCAAATCAAAGAACTTGAAGAAACCATTAACAGAGCCGATGCTGACGTAGTTGTAATAGGAACTCCAATTGATCTCAGACGCGTTATGAAACTCAATAAACCAGCTGTCAGAGTTAGGTATGAGCTCGAAGAAATCGGAGAACCAAAGCTCAGGGACATCCTCAAAGAATTTGTCGAAAAGCACGTTAAGAAGGAGTGA
- a CDS encoding magnesium-dependent phosphatase-1, with protein sequence MKKLLVLDLDGTLWEQKDVQQMVLKFEILRFRDPQFKVEGNLLIDVYGREVRLFEGAREFLEWAKERFILSIASWNVEEIVRPILEAFGIWEYFLFPKIENHPDKADMIRRTVEQLESLGYEIREVVYVDDNGSYAEVKKKVPNIEFIHMWSDVKNFEELKKFLGKN encoded by the coding sequence ATGAAGAAGCTTTTGGTTCTTGATTTAGACGGAACACTTTGGGAACAAAAAGATGTACAACAAATGGTTCTTAAATTTGAAATCCTGCGATTTAGAGATCCTCAATTTAAGGTTGAAGGGAATCTGCTCATAGATGTTTATGGAAGAGAGGTTAGGCTTTTTGAGGGAGCTAGGGAGTTTCTTGAATGGGCAAAGGAAAGATTTATCTTAAGCATAGCAAGCTGGAACGTAGAAGAAATAGTACGACCAATTTTAGAAGCATTTGGAATTTGGGAGTATTTTCTCTTCCCAAAAATAGAGAATCATCCTGATAAAGCGGATATGATTAGGAGAACAGTCGAACAGCTTGAAAGTCTGGGCTATGAGATTAGAGAGGTCGTTTATGTTGATGATAATGGTTCTTATGCAGAAGTAAAGAAAAAGGTTCCAAATATAGAATTCATCCATATGTGGTCCGATGTTAAGAACTTTGAAGAGCTGAAGAAATTCCTTGGGAAAAACTGA